ctttcagCTAGCTGCTGCTTCTCATACATCTCGTTATTTACTTTTGGAAAAAGCAGGGGTTCCTGACTTTTAAAACAGCTGTTTCCTACAGTCATGTTTTTCAACATGTTTTTCAAATGCTCTTCTTCCGCATTTTTAATGCTGTTTCTATCCTTCCTATTGCTTGTTTTCTTCAGGTACTCTCCTTTGACTGGGAAACCTACCCAGGCCTGATGTCTGCTCAGGCTacactcgaactcctgggctccaacgatcctcctgccccagcatcccaggtagctgggactatgggcaagCACCACATACCTGGCTTGGTATCTGGCCCTAACGTGGCTCTGCTGCGCTGACGGCCAACTCCTGCACCTGCTGCCTGCTTCTTATCACAAGAAGAGGTTTACTGCTGAGAAGTCTGAAGCAATTATGATTCTTTCCTGACCAAAATTATAACTACAACGCCCAGAGTTATCTGCTTCCAGGCTTCTCCCAGGATTACCGCTGATGCAAAACTTGTCCCCCAACTACTTCCACTCAGCCATTTGACACTGCCGAGCTCCACGGTTCTCAAGTTAGCAGGAGGAAGTACAAGAAGGAATGAAGAATGAGAGCTCCGGCTGCCCCCAAAGCAGCTCCCCGCTCCTTTCTTACCACATCACAGTCAGTGGCTTTGAGGTGGGGCACACGAAGGTGTGTCAACATGGAAATACCACCTTACGGTTCTTCAAAAGCATTCTTATATCATTATTCTCACAATTCAGCAAAGCAAGCAGAGAATTTCCTTCATTAAGTAGATGAAAACCTGGACCCCAAGGGAAGTAGGTAACCACCAGGGAGTACTGTCACCAGTATTATCTGTAGTTTACAGCTGAGAAAGTTGTTGCTCAGGAAGCTTCAAGGCATCTGCCCAAAGTCCTCTGGCCTGTAAGGGGTGGCCTGGGATTGAACATAGTCTGCTTTTCCAAGGTTACTCTTCCTTACTTACCACACTGACCCTCAGCACAAGAAGAGGATCTAGCTCCAGCTAGGACCAGATTCCATGTCATATGGCTCTGCAGACACAGTTCTGAATGAATGCAAACTTTTTTGCAACAAGGGAAATGCCTAGATTTCTGCCTTCAGGATATATTCATAAACACACCATGCACAAGACTTCCAAAACTTGATTATGTTAAGGAAACCAAGTTTACTCAAGAAGGAGTCAGAACACAGTATCTCCTTACCCTACTTCTAATCATTACCAAAAACAGTAAATGAACTGgaactagaaaatataaatgggTAAGTACTCTAAATCTGCAGGATGTAAATGATTCAATAACtaaaaaggtgaaaaagaaagcagaagagatAAGCATTTAACTccaccattttaaaatttaatttcatgaATGCAGTTCAGTTTGTGGTCCTGTGAAGTCGTGTGGCTACTCCAGGTTCATGATTCCATTCACACTCCTAATGGTAACACATGACTGTAAGAGAACTGCTGATACCCACAGAGCCAGCCTTGAAAGAGAGTCCTAGGAAAGTCTGGGTGAAGAGGCTATCTGTCAGATATTACTAAAAAGTGAGGAATAcacatttctgtttcatttttagtAAACACATAATTTTGTTACCTTGTCATCAATTTTTATCCACAAGACAAAAAAACTGCAGGACTCCTAAAATATCCAGAAACTTTCCACATATTAAGAATTACCAACAGGTCAGTGAACAGTTACACCTAATTAACTACACTTTGCCACATGAATACAATTTGCTGATCTCTATAGCTTTGAAAAATTTAACTAAagttgagcacagtggctcacacctgtaatcccagcactttgggaggccaaggcaggggaaatgcttgagcccaggaggtcaaggattcagtgaaccatgatagcacactgcacttcagcctcggcaacagaacaagacccagcctcaataaataaataaataaataaataagataaaaatttaacTATAGTACctcaaaatattcaaatacaacAATACTCCCACCTAATGGATAAAAGGAaaatgcctggcttattttggtTGTGAATAATATCATAAATAAGGAATTAAAACtacaattaattttttacaattttattccGTTTCATCGTTCTCAAAATATATCCCCCAAAAGTAATCTACAAAAGAGTGCACGCTGCTCCCCTTAAAGGTATGGACAAGTAATACACATTACAAAACAATGGTTAAGATCATGTATAAATGTTACTCTGAATCTCATTTGTTGTCATCAATTTCTTTAGTATCTCAGTGCTTTGGGGAATATtctgaaaggagagaaaacaatgaatacagtgagaccccaggGATTCAGGCAGAGGTAACACCCCTCCCCAAACCCCACAATCTCCACACTCGAGACTTAAAGACAACAGCCATGGGACAGGCGCGCCCTTTACTCTCCCCTTCTCAACAAAAAAGCAAGTGGGAAAGTCAGTTCAACAGGCCCTTTCCCAGCCACACTCGCCGATGATTTCCTGGCCTCTGATGCTCTCCCGGCCTCCAGAGGAAGTCCACGCTCCAACCCGCCCGACCTTCCCCGCAAGatgtcttccttccctctccactAACACCGTGCTCCTCATGGCTCTCCTCACACTTCCCCACTCTGCTCACACTGCTTCCCTCTGCACACCTCTACCCCCTAAGATTCATCCGTCTTTCAAATCAACTAAACTGCCACACagcaagaattcaaaataattccaCCTTATTGAAAATACCACTTTTAAATGGTCAGAAACAATGAACTGACTCAGGCTGATGTATTTGGTCATTAAGAAAACAGCCCCCTGCAGAACCACCATCTTACCCTCCCGCTAATCATTATCttcaaagcaaaaatgaatatGCTGAGTTAAATTTCCACTTGAAAGTATAGTCATAAAAGCTGAGTTTCTTTAAGCCCCAAATGACAGATGATTTCCAAGTTTCAGAACAAGTCCAAATGTTGACGACACACCTGTGTACTACACACAGTCCTAGAGCCGTAAACAAAACGGCCCAGGCCCTGCCCATGGGAACTCATCTCTAAGTGAAGTGAGATGAGGCAATCGGCTATTTAAACAAACAAGACAATCAGCATATACTTTGAAAGAGATGCTAAAAATAAACTAACTCCATGTGTCAGAAAGATTATCCCTGATTCTAGCAAATTTGAAAGATCAGCTTGCAGTATACTAAATTACAGAGTTTTACAGCTGTACTCTTCAACAAATGGTTATTGATGGATTTATTCAACATGCCAGGTGTGTGGTAAACTTGGGATACCAAAATTAAAAAACGTGGTCCATTACCACAAGGAGCTGACAATCTACTAACAAACTAATTTATGAGACCTGGGAAATGAGCTACTTCCAACAACTTATCACAAAAGCCTTAACACTAATGGCCATGCCAGAATAAAACCAGGCTGAGGGACAATGTTGTGACAACCTCTTTCCTGTAAAGAAACTGTGCTTAAACCAGAGACTGTGGACTTCCAAAAAGTCTCTTAAGAGAAAGCAATGGAATCCCTCAactacctgagattacaggcaaatatttttatgtacatgttccaatttgttttagaaaatgagCCCAAAGGTATAAACCAAGGGTAAGGAAGACGTTCATCACATAATTCTCTCTTCTTCACATATCCAGTTCTCTGTAAAATTGGGTAAATATTATAGTAATTTGATCCATACTATACTCAAAAATAAcgttctcaaaaattaaattaaaattttttttaacacctTCCAAAGTAGTTCTAGAAACTTCTTGAACAGTAAAACCATCTGTCCACATAGACATTTGGGATTTAATTGCACTGCATTAATCTGTCACACAAGAACAAAGCATTTGTCAAGCTacagacatatacagaaaagACGATGACAAATTCAAACTGACAGACTAGGAAGCTTCACTTTGAGATGAATGGGTCTCCAAGCACTGCTTAGGTTTAAAATGACACCATACATTTATGTTACTAAGCTCATTATAACAACTCAGCTATTAATTTAAATGAGTTAAAACCTTACCTTAACCAAACCCTTCAAGCTTCTGGTAGAAAGTATAGGCTTAAAAGCTTCCACTGTAATTAGGTCTAATTTCATCACATCAGTATAACACAAGTACAGAATTGCTGGGATTTTCCATACTTGACAGTAACTCAGAACTGtgaatatacaagaaaaaaaataataaacacgtAAGTCTTCTATTATGTTACTTTTAAACACCTTTAATAAAAAAGgctgtttttaaaagtagttaTCTCAGCTGCCTCTTTCAATCAAGGTATTTACTGCAATTTTGAACCAACTATAatgtaaattttctttcaaagtcaatttattttcctaataatctcttcttttgcaaatattaactTTATATTTCCTGAAAATACAGCTAAGATGATTTTAAGTAGCTGAAAGATTAAAATTCTACTGACCATAATGAAGTATAcataacaaataaattaaaaacacacaaagtaaaatatttagccACTTCTCATTCTAGTAAAcactgaaagcaaaaaaaaaacccaaccaaaccCATTTTAATACAGTTCATATAATAACAATTATGTAACACATTACCCACTGAAAAGTAAATGGTAGTCTCTTTGTCATATGATGGCAGATGtgacagtaataaaaaaaaattaaagcaactaTCAAGATTCAATATTCAAAACTCCTATTTTGATAATTAAAACATACTTTATCAACTTTCCATGCaccaataatttatatttaacacTGGCTTGCATTCTGAATAATCAAAGACCAAAAAGAAACACAGCATGTCTGAAGCCTAACAGTTAAGAAACCTGAGCTCCTCAAATAACTGTCTGGAAAATCCGAAAACTCACACTAAATATACTGCACTTGTAACTACAGACATTGAGGACTAACAGCAATATACTGGTATCAATCATCATTAGTAAACTACCTCAAAAAGACCTCTAATGGTGAAAGTAGTATCAATAAAGCAATAagatacaatgtaaatgttacaAATTTTAATACCACCTGCTGCAGGAAGGTCGTGTACTATATTCGGTTGTTCTAGCAATGGGCAACACGCAGGGTCTTTGAAATTCTGTGTTTTCAGGGCTttcaggaaaggagaaggaaggctGCCAGTGGATTCTAAGGTTTTATAATCGGTAACGTGTCGACATGTGAGAATAGTTATCTGCATGTTCTTCCTTGGACAAGAGCCAAAAACCTAAcataaaattgatttaaaattttaaaaaaacacataattttgTTACAGAATGGAAACATTCCTCTAGGTATTCACCTAACACCACAGACAATAACATGCCTAGCAGGGGTGGGAGTGTGCCTTGGAGAAACAGAACACACCTGCAGTCTCAACCTGGGTTTGATCTTGGTTCTGCTTTCTAGGTGGGCAATTTTTTTCCAAGACACTTTCCTCATTAGTGAACTAAGGTGATATAGTTTAGACAACTGTccactccaaatctcatgttaaaatgtgattcccagttttggaggcagggcctggtgggaagtgactggataTGGGGGTAGATCCCTCGTGAATGGCCTAGCACCATCCTGTTGGTGATACGTGACTGACTTCTCCCTTCTCACTCACTTCATACTAGAGCTGGTAGTTCAACATAGGCTGGCTCCTCCTCTCTCTCatgctctcaccatgtgatctgcctgctcccccttcaccttccaccatgattggaggCTCCTGAGGCCTCAGctgaagccaagcagatgccagcaccatgcttcctgtacagcctgcagaactgtgaaccagttaaacctcttttttttataaatgacccagcctcaggtattctttatagcaacacaagaacagaTGAACACGTCATGCCAGCACTGCCTACTTAAGGGGCCTGTGATGTGGAGTAAATGAAGTCAGGGTGCCAGAATAGTGACTACAGGCCTGCTGTCCAGAGGAAAAAAGTCACAAGTACACACCTGACACTCATTCCCTCTCCCACCTATCACTGACACCTGAAAAATAACTCTTATGAAATTCATTTTTGGAATTACTACACTTACAGGTAAGTTTCAATCACGGTGGTTCTAACTGTCCTCTTCTATAACAGGAAGAGTCTGGATTTGATAGATTTCTAAGAACCCCTTTACCTTTTAATAAGATCTAAAGTGATGTAAACAAAGAAAGATGGGCGGGAGGAATCCAATTGTGTTTTATACTTCTGTGACCTACCGTCCTCAATGCTGAGGACTAACTGTGTTTTATACTTCTGTACCTCAGCATTGAGGATGGTAGGTCACAGAAGTATAAAACACAATTGGTTGGTCACGTTAAATAAGCaagttcttttattctttatattccaaaagaaattcccacaatattttaaagaaataaatatctgacTGCATAAGTTTAAGTTAAAAGACACCGAacccataaaaaatgaaaactcctGTAGACTAACCATTCACAGGTTTTCGTTTCTCTTACCTTTTCCAGCCACTGATACTGCTGATCTTCTGCAACGTAGCAACTGCATTGACAGAGGAAAACCTGAAAAGTCAAGTTCCACGTTTTTTGTCAAGTAAGTTTTACACACATCCCAAACTATCACCATATATGTAACATGTGAATGACAACACTTAGGTAATACTTATTTTCCTGGCTCCACTATTGACCTACTCTCTTTAAAATTTAAGAGTCAAACCACTACTGGTGATTAGTATCAGAAAAAGTGCACACTAACAGAGCAACTGAAAGACTTGCCATACTAAAGTATACTACCAGTAAATACCATATAAGTGATACTTAAATAACTACTTTTCGAACACACAAGTCCCACCTACCGAGGGATTGGATTTGAGATGATAAAACCCACAAAAAGCCTCTGTGGAGGACAGATGTGTAGTGTCTGCTGTTCTACACCATTCATTCCAGAGTTTAGCACAACCAACTTCTTCCCAGACTCCTGAATTCATAACAAATGATGACAGAAATGCTGTAAAAAACAATTCACATAAGTTAGTGTTTGGCTCTGCAAGCTGTATCTTCTATTCAATAAAAAGCAAGCTCAAGTTACTGTAGAATTTGAGAGCTGTAAGAGCCATTCAAGACCATCTACCTAATACCACCattacacagaaaaagaaactgaggctcccaAGAAGTAAAAGGCCACACCCTGATTAAGACAATCCTAGAGCTAGGGATCAAGAAGGCAGGTTTGCTGACAGACTTTCTACCACGTGCTCATGGGGTAATACTCTTCTGAAAACCTTTAGGCCAGcagaactttatataaatgagtCCATAGTTACTTGCCATCATGCACTTA
The nucleotide sequence above comes from Macaca nemestrina isolate mMacNem1 chromosome 4, mMacNem.hap1, whole genome shotgun sequence. Encoded proteins:
- the LOC105472623 gene encoding proteasome assembly chaperone 1 isoform X2, with product MNSGVWEEVGCAKLWNEWCRTADTTHLSSTEAFCGFYHLKSNPSVFLCQCSCYVAEDQQYQWLEKVFGSCPRKNMQITILTCRHVTDYKTLESTGSLPSPFLKALKTQNFKDPACCPLLEQPNIVHDLPAAVLSYCQVWKIPAILYLCYTDVMKLDLITVEAFKPILSTRSLKGLVKNIPQSTEILKKLMTTNEIQSNIYT
- the LOC105472623 gene encoding proteasome assembly chaperone 1 isoform X1; amino-acid sequence: MAATFFGEVVKAPCRAGTEDEEEEEEEGRRETPEDREVRQQLARKREVRLLRRQTKTSLEVSLLEKYPCSKFIIAIGNNAVAFLSSFVMNSGVWEEVGCAKLWNEWCRTADTTHLSSTEAFCGFYHLKSNPSVFLCQCSCYVAEDQQYQWLEKVFGSCPRKNMQITILTCRHVTDYKTLESTGSLPSPFLKALKTQNFKDPACCPLLEQPNIVHDLPAAVLSYCQVWKIPAILYLCYTDVMKLDLITVEAFKPILSTRSLKGLVKNIPQSTEILKKLMTTNEIQSNIYT